In Emcibacteraceae bacterium, a single window of DNA contains:
- the queC gene encoding 7-cyano-7-deazaguanine synthase QueC: MALSVPKYYLNCLIYIPLNEFSHGIYCANGLFQEKIREDDMTKKAVVLLSGGLDSSTCVAIAQDQGFDVYGLSFRYGQRDTHELDAAEAVAKAMNIKKHVIIDIDLRAFGGSALTDNIDVPKGRTSEEMDSEIPVTYVPARNTIFLSFALAFAETLKSDDIFIGVNALDYSGYPDCRPEYIAAFQDMARLATKAGVEGAGVRINTPLINMSKAEIIKTGLSLGVDYGLTTSCYDPDQDSIACGQCDSCLLRLKGFAEAGTKDPIRYQS; this comes from the coding sequence ATGGCATTGAGCGTTCCCAAATATTACTTAAACTGTCTAATTTATATCCCATTAAATGAATTTAGTCATGGTATTTACTGTGCTAATGGGTTATTTCAGGAAAAAATCCGGGAAGATGATATGACGAAAAAAGCGGTTGTTTTACTTAGTGGCGGTCTTGACAGCTCAACCTGTGTGGCGATTGCACAGGATCAGGGCTTCGATGTTTATGGGCTCAGCTTCCGTTATGGGCAGCGTGATACCCATGAACTGGATGCCGCCGAAGCGGTGGCAAAGGCCATGAACATCAAAAAGCATGTGATTATAGATATTGATCTGCGTGCCTTTGGCGGCTCGGCCCTGACCGATAATATAGATGTCCCAAAAGGAAGAACGTCGGAAGAAATGGATAGTGAAATTCCGGTCACATATGTCCCTGCCCGCAATACGATTTTTCTGTCCTTCGCTCTCGCCTTTGCTGAAACCTTAAAAAGTGATGATATCTTCATCGGTGTCAATGCTCTGGATTATAGCGGCTATCCCGATTGCCGCCCCGAATATATTGCTGCGTTTCAGGATATGGCCCGGCTTGCCACCAAAGCCGGTGTTGAAGGCGCCGGGGTTAGGATTAACACACCACTCATAAATATGAGCAAGGCCGAAATCATTAAAACCGGTCTGTCGCTAGGCGTAGATTATGGCCTGACCACCAGCTGTTATGACCCGGATCAGGACAGCATTGCCTGCGGTCAATGTGACAGCTGCCTGCTGCGCCTTAAGGGCTTTGCTGAGGCCGGCACTAAAGACCCGATCAGGTATCAGTCGTGA
- the queE gene encoding 7-carboxy-7-deazaguanine synthase gives MTYSVKEIFYTLQGEGAQSGRPAVFCRFSGCNLWSGLERDRENAICNFCDTDFVGTNGENGGKFKDADALADKVASLWPHADQGKPYIVCTGGEPLLQLDVPLIKAFQAHGFEVAVETNGTIKAPKELDWVCVSPKDMSQLVQISGDELKLVYPQDNVQPQDIEKLKFTHYYLQPKDEAGIDHTKEVVDYCLHHPKWKLSLQTHKIIGIS, from the coding sequence GTGACCTATTCAGTAAAGGAAATATTCTATACATTACAGGGCGAAGGGGCCCAAAGCGGTCGCCCGGCCGTTTTTTGCCGCTTTTCCGGCTGCAATCTCTGGTCCGGGCTTGAGCGTGACCGGGAAAACGCCATCTGTAACTTCTGCGACACCGATTTTGTCGGCACAAACGGCGAAAATGGCGGTAAATTTAAAGATGCTGATGCGCTTGCCGATAAAGTTGCCAGCCTCTGGCCCCATGCGGATCAGGGAAAACCCTATATTGTCTGCACCGGTGGCGAACCGCTTTTACAGCTTGATGTACCACTCATCAAAGCCTTTCAGGCACACGGGTTTGAAGTCGCGGTTGAAACCAACGGCACCATAAAAGCCCCTAAGGAACTGGACTGGGTCTGTGTCAGCCCGAAGGATATGAGCCAACTGGTTCAGATATCAGGCGATGAACTGAAACTTGTCTATCCGCAGGATAATGTGCAGCCACAGGATATTGAAAAGCTGAAATTTACCCATTATTACCTGCAGCCGAAGGATGAAGCGGGTATTGATCACACAAAAGAGGTCGTGGACTACTGCCTTCATCATCCGAAATGGAAATTAAGTCTTCAAACTCATAAGATTATTGGTATTTCTTAA
- the nhaC gene encoding Na+/H+ antiporter NhaC, whose translation MSSQKTPGFWHALICFGGILVMIVTGVVAFRISIQVLLILSIIWTSLHSYFLGFKFSEIKQIMSDGIYNALGAAYVFILIGVVVASFLESGTIASIVYYGLDLVHPAVFLPMGLILCSFMSVCVGTMVGTVATVGVILIGIGAAMGVPLPIVAGMVIAGASFGDKMSPVSDTTNMAALTTGTDLYTHIKSMLYTTIPTYIICLVLFTMIGMNYTEQAFSPEGIIEFKAAIENHYTVSLWGFLPLVVLFGLSFKRVPAEPTMILASLTAIIIALLQQHHNIISILSSLQTGYKAATGNADLDRLLNRGGIMGMMGTFSIALFSMALGGLLDKVGYLTALLSGILNHLKNILSLLAATMLTGIVASIATGQSYISIVLTAQLFNNKYREMGLKRRMLSRTIEESTTLITPLMPWSLGGAFYSGAMGVAVFDYAPWAFLNYLNFIVALIMAALGLAIFRIDPNEKTS comes from the coding sequence TTGAGTTCACAAAAAACACCAGGATTCTGGCATGCGTTGATCTGTTTTGGCGGTATTTTGGTGATGATCGTTACCGGTGTTGTCGCATTTCGGATCAGCATTCAGGTGCTTCTTATCTTAAGCATTATCTGGACCAGTCTTCACAGCTATTTTCTTGGCTTTAAATTTTCGGAAATTAAGCAGATCATGTCTGATGGCATTTATAATGCCCTTGGGGCGGCCTATGTTTTTATTCTGATTGGCGTGGTCGTCGCCAGTTTTCTGGAAAGCGGAACAATTGCCAGTATTGTTTATTATGGTCTTGACCTGGTCCATCCGGCCGTGTTCCTGCCAATGGGGCTTATTTTATGCAGTTTTATGTCGGTCTGTGTCGGGACCATGGTCGGGACGGTGGCAACAGTCGGGGTGATCCTGATCGGCATTGGGGCCGCTATGGGGGTACCACTTCCCATCGTTGCCGGGATGGTCATCGCCGGGGCCAGCTTCGGCGATAAAATGTCGCCGGTGTCGGACACCACCAATATGGCGGCGCTGACGACGGGGACGGACCTATACACCCACATAAAATCAATGCTTTATACCACCATTCCCACTTATATTATCTGTCTGGTCCTGTTTACAATGATCGGGATGAACTATACGGAACAGGCCTTTTCGCCTGAAGGGATCATCGAATTTAAAGCGGCCATTGAAAATCATTACACTGTCAGTCTTTGGGGGTTTTTGCCGCTTGTTGTTTTGTTCGGGCTCAGTTTTAAAAGGGTGCCGGCTGAGCCGACAATGATTTTGGCGTCGCTTACGGCTATTATCATTGCGCTTTTACAGCAACATCATAATATCATTTCAATACTCAGCAGCCTTCAAACAGGCTATAAGGCGGCGACAGGCAATGCGGACCTTGACCGGCTTCTAAACCGCGGTGGCATTATGGGCATGATGGGCACTTTTTCGATCGCGCTTTTTTCCATGGCACTGGGTGGTCTGCTGGACAAAGTCGGGTATTTGACGGCACTGCTTTCCGGAATACTCAATCACTTAAAAAATATACTCTCACTGCTTGCGGCGACAATGCTGACCGGGATTGTTGCCAGTATCGCAACCGGTCAGTCCTATATTTCCATTGTTTTAACAGCCCAGCTTTTCAATAATAAATACCGGGAAATGGGACTAAAGCGGCGCATGCTCTCCCGAACCATTGAAGAAAGCACGACGCTAATTACGCCACTGATGCCCTGGTCATTAGGGGGTGCCTTTTATTCGGGGGCGATGGGGGTCGCTGTGTTTGATTATGCGCCCTGGGCGTTTCTTAATTACCTGAATTTCATAGTCGCACTGATCATGGCAGCGTTGGGACTGGCTATATTCAGAATAGATCCAAATGAAAAAACTTCATAA
- a CDS encoding sterol desaturase family protein: MIFKKLIAACSLIAFPTAFIVTYFLKVYEIGYSLRVLIPGLIFMLTLLSMFILEQLYHYKNAVSQRRVLTRDIASTILNGFYTSSILHGLLGPSILFLPNMIFGRDVIFNSSDKLGPFWLQLILVFFFYSFIRYAVHRLQHTIPFLWELHSYHHSVTDIRMLNLFVSHPFDYGLRNVLPGMILGLVGFDEGAVFFSAGLLSTASIFSHCGSGAPSGKLLNSIFMTPEVHRWHHSTVTPEGHKYAVNYGVGLNLWDKILGTYYMPEKDGIPVPPDHMGHPEGLPDEPNYLKILFLTRYWPKFLKTMVAGKEG, translated from the coding sequence ATGATATTTAAAAAGCTAATTGCTGCGTGTAGTCTAATTGCCTTCCCTACAGCATTCATTGTGACCTATTTTCTTAAAGTTTATGAAATCGGCTATAGTCTCCGTGTGCTCATTCCCGGCCTGATATTTATGCTCACCCTGCTGTCCATGTTTATTCTGGAGCAGCTTTATCATTATAAAAATGCGGTATCACAACGAAGGGTTCTGACCAGAGATATTGCCTCAACTATATTAAACGGTTTCTATACCAGCTCCATTCTTCATGGACTGCTAGGACCGTCTATTCTGTTCCTGCCAAATATGATTTTTGGACGCGACGTGATCTTCAACTCATCCGATAAGCTTGGTCCCTTCTGGCTTCAGTTAATTCTGGTCTTTTTCTTTTATAGCTTCATCCGCTATGCCGTCCATCGGCTTCAGCATACAATTCCGTTTCTGTGGGAACTCCATTCCTATCACCATTCGGTTACCGATATCCGTATGCTTAATCTGTTTGTTTCCCACCCGTTTGACTATGGTTTACGCAATGTGTTACCGGGGATGATCCTCGGACTGGTCGGGTTTGATGAAGGGGCTGTTTTTTTCAGTGCCGGGCTTCTAAGCACAGCAAGCATTTTTTCTCACTGTGGCTCGGGCGCCCCATCAGGAAAGCTGCTCAATTCCATTTTTATGACACCCGAAGTGCACCGCTGGCATCATTCCACAGTCACCCCTGAAGGGCATAAATATGCCGTCAATTATGGTGTCGGCCTAAATCTGTGGGACAAAATACTGGGTACTTACTATATGCCGGAGAAGGACGGCATTCCTGTGCCGCCCGACCATATGGGCCACCCTGAAGGCCTGCCGGATGAGCCAAATTATCTTAAGATACTTTTTCTCACCCGTTACTGGCCAAAATTTTTAAAGACGATGGTTGCCGGCAAAGAGGGCTAG
- a CDS encoding zinc-binding alcohol dehydrogenase family protein — protein sequence MKAVGSYKALPVDEAEAFLDVELDVPEATGRNLLVAVKAVSVNPVDTKVRKRPHPDETLRVLGWDAAGVVTAVGDDVTMFEVGDEVYYAGCITKPGSNSEYQLVDERIAAKKPAKLSFAESAALPLTTITAWEALFERLGVSLGGKDAGKTILMIGGAGGVGSIAIQLAKKLGNLTIIATASRPESADWCKARGADHVINHYEDIPEQLDTLGHPQVHYVLCLTNIAGYWKTITDVIRPQGKICTIVDFFGDSNLDLLKPKSATFAFEFMFTRSMFQTEDMGEINALLSETAAMIDSDELITTLSEVISPINADNIRKVHRTIEEGRAIGKFVLEGWS from the coding sequence ATGAAAGCTGTTGGATCATATAAAGCGCTGCCTGTTGACGAAGCGGAAGCTTTTCTTGATGTGGAACTGGACGTACCGGAGGCGACAGGACGCAATCTTCTCGTCGCTGTTAAAGCGGTTTCGGTAAACCCTGTTGACACAAAGGTCAGAAAACGCCCGCATCCTGATGAAACTTTAAGAGTTCTGGGATGGGATGCGGCCGGTGTGGTTACAGCAGTTGGCGATGATGTCACCATGTTTGAGGTTGGTGACGAGGTTTATTATGCCGGCTGCATTACAAAGCCGGGGTCAAACAGTGAATATCAGCTTGTTGATGAACGGATTGCCGCCAAAAAACCGGCTAAGCTCAGCTTTGCGGAAAGTGCCGCATTGCCGCTCACCACTATTACCGCGTGGGAAGCCTTGTTCGAGCGTCTTGGCGTGTCACTGGGCGGAAAAGATGCCGGAAAAACAATTCTGATGATTGGCGGGGCTGGGGGTGTTGGCTCAATCGCCATTCAATTGGCAAAAAAACTCGGTAACCTGACGATTATTGCCACGGCATCGCGTCCGGAAAGCGCGGACTGGTGTAAAGCGCGCGGGGCCGACCATGTCATCAATCATTATGAGGATATCCCCGAACAGCTTGATACGCTGGGTCATCCGCAGGTTCATTATGTCCTTTGTCTGACCAATATTGCCGGATACTGGAAAACCATAACCGATGTAATCAGACCGCAAGGCAAAATATGCACCATCGTTGATTTCTTCGGCGACAGCAATCTTGATCTTTTAAAACCAAAAAGCGCGACATTTGCTTTTGAATTTATGTTTACCCGTTCGATGTTTCAAACCGAGGACATGGGCGAAATCAATGCACTGCTTTCTGAAACGGCAGCCATGATTGACAGTGACGAGCTGATCACAACTTTAAGCGAAGTGATCAGCCCGATTAACGCCGACAATATCCGAAAGGTCCACAGAACCATTGAAGAGGGCCGGGCCATCGGCAAATTCGTGCTGGAGGGCTGGTCCTAG